Proteins encoded within one genomic window of Spirochaeta isovalerica:
- a CDS encoding BRCT domain-containing protein — MTVNEIVGKLTEAREVYYNSETPLMTDSEFDSLEDQLRELDPLNPYFSSVGILPLTEEDGGKIRHDIPMLSMGKAKNISQIEKWMKKLALPEDQIYCLQPKIDGLSASCRYRGGKLLYVATRGDGMTGQDISHIAGHMNDIRDSISFSSGDIEIRGELYLPKNTEYDTKGKPLRNNCVGLINRKEGQDDLKHVRFVAYQISDNSVSSTESGKIELLAEEGFHTVTYSRVSSIEEINDYYEKYIDENRDKWLYETDGLIVAVDDNSIHDEIDSRWVVDHHHHYAIAFKPPAAFRETTLKDIEWQVSRQGNVVPVALFEPVVLGGATLERASLHNFAFVESLMLRQGDTLVIERANDVIPYVRSNKSNVDRTADLFSNSLIPDNCPSCGRKLSESGVHLKCSNGECPEQLIQKIMYWVREAEIEQVSIGTVRALFNAGKIRKIRDLYDLKEEDFADLEGFGDKKITNFIQQVSKSRELTPAELISRLGIPLVQKKALKKLNINTIDDFLTFDDNTYVIGQNIIEWKKNALNREYLEEIISAVSLKDESTGESKGAVAMTGKGPMGRKELAARLEEMGYEFVSSVTGETDILLCEDPSSGSSKLQKAEKLGVKLMSYREFFSL, encoded by the coding sequence ATGACTGTAAACGAAATCGTTGGCAAACTGACCGAAGCCCGGGAAGTTTATTACAATAGTGAAACCCCTCTGATGACAGATAGCGAATTCGATTCGCTTGAAGATCAGCTCCGTGAGCTGGATCCCCTCAATCCCTATTTCTCTTCAGTGGGAATTCTTCCCCTGACTGAAGAGGACGGTGGAAAAATCCGTCATGATATTCCCATGCTGTCCATGGGGAAGGCAAAAAATATCAGCCAGATCGAAAAATGGATGAAGAAGCTTGCCTTGCCGGAGGATCAGATTTACTGTCTGCAGCCTAAAATTGACGGCTTATCGGCGTCGTGCCGTTACAGAGGTGGCAAGCTCCTTTATGTGGCTACCAGAGGCGACGGTATGACAGGACAGGACATCTCCCATATTGCCGGCCATATGAATGATATCAGGGACTCCATCAGTTTTTCCTCCGGTGATATTGAAATCCGAGGAGAATTATATCTTCCGAAAAATACAGAATATGATACGAAGGGCAAACCGCTGAGAAACAATTGCGTCGGTCTCATTAATCGAAAAGAGGGACAGGATGACCTCAAGCATGTCCGCTTTGTCGCTTATCAGATCAGTGATAATTCTGTCAGTTCCACAGAGTCGGGGAAAATCGAGCTTCTGGCTGAAGAAGGATTTCATACGGTCACTTACAGCCGCGTTTCCTCCATTGAAGAAATAAATGATTATTATGAGAAATACATAGATGAAAACCGGGACAAATGGCTCTATGAAACCGATGGACTTATCGTCGCTGTAGACGATAACTCCATTCACGATGAAATCGACAGCCGCTGGGTTGTCGATCACCATCATCATTACGCCATAGCTTTCAAACCTCCCGCTGCTTTCAGAGAGACGACTCTGAAAGATATCGAATGGCAGGTGAGCCGCCAGGGGAATGTCGTTCCCGTTGCTCTTTTTGAGCCGGTCGTACTCGGAGGGGCGACACTCGAACGGGCGTCACTCCATAATTTTGCTTTTGTCGAGTCCCTGATGCTCAGGCAGGGAGACACGCTTGTGATCGAAAGGGCGAATGATGTCATCCCTTATGTTCGCTCCAATAAAAGCAATGTCGACAGGACAGCAGATCTATTCAGCAATTCCCTGATTCCCGATAATTGCCCTTCCTGCGGTAGGAAATTATCCGAATCGGGAGTCCATTTGAAATGTTCCAATGGAGAGTGCCCCGAACAGCTTATTCAGAAAATCATGTACTGGGTCAGGGAAGCGGAAATCGAACAGGTTTCGATCGGAACGGTAAGAGCTCTGTTCAATGCGGGAAAAATACGGAAGATCCGGGACCTCTATGATTTGAAAGAGGAAGACTTCGCCGATCTTGAAGGATTCGGGGATAAGAAAATTACAAATTTTATCCAGCAGGTTTCAAAATCCCGGGAGTTGACTCCGGCCGAACTGATCAGCCGCCTGGGTATTCCTCTTGTTCAGAAAAAGGCTTTGAAAAAGCTGAATATCAACACGATTGATGATTTTCTCACTTTTGACGACAACACCTACGTAATCGGCCAGAATATAATTGAATGGAAGAAGAATGCACTGAATAGAGAATATCTGGAAGAAATTATATCCGCTGTATCTTTAAAGGATGAGAGTACAGGAGAGTCCAAAGGGGCAGTCGCCATGACCGGAAAAGGTCCGATGGGGAGAAAAGAACTTGCTGCCCGGCTGGAAGAAATGGGCTATGAATTCGTCTCATCTGTGACGGGAGAAACAGATATCCTCCTCTGTGAGGATCCTTCTTCCGGCAGTTCCAAGCTTCAGAAAGCGGAAAAGCTCGGCGTGAAGCTCATGTCGTACAGGGAATTTTTCAGCTTATAA
- a CDS encoding HAD family hydrolase, whose translation MIKGVLFDMDGVLVDSEWFICEAAVQMFAEKGLKVERDDFLPFVGTGENRYIGGVAEKYRFLLNIDEAKERVYSIYGELIKGRLKALPGVSDFIERCRNRGLKLAVATSADKTKMNDNLRETGLSGNTFDALVNGLDVERKKPFPDIYELAAEKLGLKPSQCLVVEDAVKGIEAGRAAGCRTLALTTSFTEDHFSQADWIAGSFIDVGDEVISW comes from the coding sequence ATGATAAAAGGTGTTCTCTTTGATATGGATGGCGTCCTGGTGGATTCCGAATGGTTTATTTGTGAAGCTGCGGTACAAATGTTTGCTGAAAAAGGTTTAAAGGTTGAAAGAGATGATTTTCTCCCCTTTGTCGGAACCGGAGAAAACAGGTATATTGGCGGAGTAGCGGAGAAATACCGATTCCTGCTGAATATCGATGAAGCGAAAGAAAGAGTGTATTCTATTTATGGAGAGCTGATTAAAGGGCGGTTGAAAGCTTTGCCCGGTGTCTCTGATTTTATTGAACGATGCCGAAACCGCGGACTGAAACTGGCTGTCGCCACTTCAGCTGACAAAACCAAAATGAATGATAATCTGAGAGAGACCGGTTTAAGCGGGAATACCTTTGATGCTCTTGTAAACGGACTCGATGTAGAGCGTAAGAAACCTTTTCCGGATATTTATGAACTGGCTGCGGAAAAACTCGGACTGAAACCCTCCCAGTGTCTTGTTGTGGAAGATGCGGTTAAGGGAATTGAAGCCGGTCGAGCGGCAGGATGCAGAACTCTGGCTCTGACAACAAGTTTTACCGAAGATCATTTCTCCCAGGCCGACTGGATTGCCGGTAGTTTTATCGATGTGGGTGATGAAGTCATTTCCTGGTAG
- a CDS encoding LacI family DNA-binding transcriptional regulator, which produces MSIEGLDKKEAVTIYDVAEKAGISIATVSRVLNRPEKVSPSTREKVFSVMKALGFTPKAEARERARKEVGRIGVITPYFTHPSFVHRLRGISEGIRGAAYELVIISLETLEEVESYLQSPGLAHRLDGLIVLSRKFESTTLKLLKEKKMPTVFVEFGEEGFSGVCIDNIKGGEMAADFLLQSGYKSFSVLTENEQGIDVHPNVMRVDGFRQALNRKGMVLSSENIGYGSNDMAQSLIAAEELLRSFRPEAVFATTDFLAVAVIKIAKKLDISIPEEMGLLGFDGTNTSDYMDFTTVDQSLEESGKLAVELLLKRIKSPQSPVQTIYLPLRITERRTTTRK; this is translated from the coding sequence ATGTCAATAGAGGGTTTGGATAAAAAAGAAGCTGTAACAATATACGATGTAGCGGAAAAAGCGGGAATTTCTATAGCAACAGTATCCAGAGTTCTCAACCGCCCGGAGAAAGTCAGTCCTTCAACGAGGGAGAAGGTTTTCTCGGTCATGAAGGCTTTGGGATTCACACCCAAGGCCGAAGCCAGAGAGAGGGCCAGGAAAGAAGTCGGACGCATAGGGGTTATAACCCCTTACTTCACCCACCCTTCTTTTGTCCACAGACTGAGAGGGATAAGCGAAGGTATCCGGGGAGCGGCATACGAGCTTGTCATTATCAGCCTGGAAACACTTGAGGAAGTAGAGAGTTATCTCCAATCCCCCGGCCTGGCTCATAGACTCGACGGATTGATCGTCCTGAGCAGAAAATTTGAATCAACAACCTTGAAATTACTGAAGGAAAAGAAAATGCCGACTGTATTTGTCGAGTTCGGAGAAGAAGGCTTTTCCGGAGTCTGTATCGACAATATAAAAGGCGGAGAGATGGCCGCGGATTTCCTTCTGCAATCGGGATACAAGTCTTTTTCCGTACTGACTGAAAACGAACAGGGTATCGATGTTCATCCCAATGTGATGCGTGTAGACGGTTTCAGGCAGGCATTGAACAGAAAAGGCATGGTTTTGTCTTCAGAAAACATCGGCTATGGTTCCAATGACATGGCGCAGTCTCTTATCGCTGCAGAAGAACTTTTAAGGAGCTTTCGTCCCGAAGCGGTTTTTGCAACGACAGACTTTCTCGCCGTTGCCGTAATTAAAATTGCAAAGAAACTGGATATATCCATACCGGAGGAGATGGGATTATTAGGCTTTGACGGAACAAACACTTCCGATTATATGGATTTTACCACTGTCGATCAGTCACTGGAAGAATCGGGCAAACTGGCGGTTGAGCTTCTGCTGAAGAGAATCAAATCTCCGCAATCTCCTGTTCAAACAATTTATCTTCCGCTCCGGATCACCGAACGCCGTACAACTACCAGGAAATGA
- a CDS encoding MATE family efflux transporter: MKYLNQLLSEVVKDKLFFRSMLSIALPLALQNLIQSGLNMIDTLMIGRLGETEIAAVALSNQVFFLLVLILFGITSGASVFASQYWGSRDIKGLRESLSLSLLLAGGAGLLFTSGAVFFPRFILSIYSKDPEVIRLGSSYLRIVGMSYLATSVTFSYAASLRSTGRVKLTTAVSGISIAINTGLNFLLIFGIGPFPALGVRGAAIATVIARAAETIVLITFIYRNRYPSALSLDDLLHISRAYIRKYFQTSIPVILNEIFWSFGITAINLVFARISTEAMASFSISDTISKLFMIFFFGTSGACAVMVGNRIGAGEESRAVYYAHAYAILAPALGLLMGIILFPLSSLLPLLFNISADAKAGVTSILRVLAFFMPFKIFNWHMIVGILRSGGDTRYSLYMEAGGIWLIAVPAAVLTGLVFHLPLMVIYAALSVEEIVKFTFGFSRLKSGKWLKNVIS; encoded by the coding sequence ATGAAATACCTGAATCAACTGCTGTCCGAAGTCGTCAAAGATAAACTCTTCTTCCGCTCCATGCTTTCCATCGCCCTGCCTCTTGCCCTGCAGAATCTGATACAGTCCGGCCTGAACATGATCGACACCTTAATGATCGGCCGGCTCGGAGAAACGGAAATCGCAGCTGTGGCGTTGTCGAATCAGGTTTTTTTCCTGCTGGTCCTGATACTCTTCGGAATAACCAGCGGAGCTTCCGTTTTCGCAAGCCAGTACTGGGGTTCCCGGGATATCAAAGGTCTGAGAGAATCCCTTTCTCTCAGTCTTCTTCTTGCGGGAGGAGCCGGATTGCTCTTCACTTCCGGAGCTGTTTTCTTTCCGAGGTTCATACTTTCCATCTACAGCAAAGACCCGGAAGTCATACGGCTGGGAAGTTCATACCTCCGTATTGTCGGTATGAGCTATCTGGCTACGTCAGTGACCTTTTCCTATGCCGCTTCCTTAAGAAGCACGGGACGGGTAAAACTGACAACTGCCGTTTCAGGCATTTCTATAGCCATCAACACAGGATTAAATTTCCTCCTGATCTTCGGAATCGGTCCTTTCCCCGCTCTGGGAGTCCGGGGAGCTGCCATAGCAACAGTCATAGCAAGAGCAGCGGAAACAATTGTTCTGATCACTTTTATTTACAGAAACAGGTATCCCTCTGCCCTGTCGCTGGACGATCTGTTACATATAAGCCGTGCATACATAAGAAAATATTTTCAGACTTCGATTCCGGTTATTCTCAATGAAATATTCTGGTCTTTCGGGATAACGGCAATCAATCTCGTCTTCGCCAGAATCAGCACGGAGGCAATGGCATCTTTTTCCATTTCCGATACGATCAGCAAACTGTTTATGATCTTTTTCTTTGGAACAAGCGGAGCCTGCGCCGTAATGGTCGGCAACAGGATCGGTGCGGGAGAAGAATCCCGGGCAGTCTATTATGCCCATGCTTATGCAATCCTGGCACCGGCTCTGGGACTGCTTATGGGCATCATACTGTTTCCTCTCTCTTCACTGCTTCCCCTTCTCTTTAACATTTCCGCCGATGCTAAAGCCGGCGTGACATCCATTCTGAGGGTACTGGCTTTTTTCATGCCTTTTAAAATCTTCAATTGGCATATGATCGTGGGAATTCTGAGGAGCGGAGGAGACACCCGGTACAGCCTTTATATGGAGGCGGGAGGGATTTGGCTCATAGCCGTACCGGCCGCTGTACTGACGGGTCTGGTTTTCCACCTCCCGCTGATGGTTATCTACGCGGCTCTGTCAGTGGAAGAAATTGTCAAATTCACTTTCGGATTCAGCCGATTGAAATCCGGAAAATGGCTGAAAAATGTTATAAGCTGA
- a CDS encoding alpha-amylase family protein: MWTDEKILEKIKRDVLAAYKDSKIYPEFEKGLNARFPSLWKNYFELYGHRFDCLYQLEDLIRMVAEEYAKRANLSHNERTAWFEKKNPVAIMLYVDLFNKNLSGLEKKLDYFKDLGVTAVHLMPLFRSPEGDNDGGYAVSDYKQVQPDLGTMEQLSDIAGKMRKRGIHLIVDFILNHTSDEHLWSRKARTGYPDYRDYYYIFDTREEADEYDRTLREIFPSVRKGSFTYLPEIEKWVWTTFNSFQWDLNYSNPAVFRDMSHQMLFLANRGVDVLRLDALAFTWKEKGTGCENLPKAHTLIRLFKNVAAIAAPGLSFLSEAIVHPDDVVKYISPEECELSYNPLQMATTWEALATRNTSLLQKTFSPRFHIPETCRWVNYIRCHDDIGWTFCDNDAASLGIDGYGHRKFLNAFYTGRFEGSFASGVPFQENLETGDARISGTLASMAGLEKALMSGDSDEVKMALDRIRLLSGFLLSLPGIPLIYSGDELAVLNDYSYLDNEEHRSDSRWIHRMPFPWDALEQDKKSPAMQILEYTKKMIRLRKDLSPFRGTMELIDTGSTNLIGFRLTDGSSHLIIIANFTERPTPVRLNTLRLYGGSYYFEDLLSNESLDSDIDVKPYGLLWLQEVFK; the protein is encoded by the coding sequence ATGTGGACAGATGAAAAAATTCTCGAAAAAATCAAACGCGATGTCCTTGCGGCATATAAAGACAGCAAAATATATCCGGAATTTGAAAAAGGTCTCAATGCCCGGTTCCCATCATTATGGAAGAACTATTTTGAACTGTACGGCCACAGATTCGACTGCCTTTATCAACTGGAAGATCTCATCCGTATGGTTGCCGAAGAGTATGCTAAAAGGGCAAATCTGTCTCACAATGAAAGAACAGCATGGTTTGAGAAAAAAAATCCCGTCGCCATAATGCTGTATGTGGATCTGTTCAATAAAAATCTCTCGGGACTTGAAAAGAAACTGGATTATTTTAAGGATCTGGGCGTGACAGCCGTTCATCTGATGCCGCTTTTCCGATCACCTGAGGGAGATAATGACGGCGGATATGCCGTCAGCGATTACAAGCAGGTTCAGCCTGATCTGGGAACAATGGAGCAGCTTTCCGACATAGCCGGTAAAATGAGGAAGAGAGGAATTCATCTTATCGTTGACTTTATTCTCAATCATACTTCCGATGAGCATCTCTGGAGCCGGAAAGCCCGTACGGGATATCCTGATTACAGAGATTACTATTATATATTTGACACCAGAGAGGAAGCTGACGAATACGACAGGACTTTGAGAGAGATTTTTCCCTCTGTCAGAAAAGGGAGCTTTACCTATCTTCCGGAAATTGAAAAGTGGGTCTGGACCACATTTAACAGTTTTCAATGGGATCTCAATTACAGTAATCCCGCAGTTTTCAGAGATATGAGTCATCAGATGCTCTTCCTGGCTAACAGAGGCGTTGATGTTCTGCGTCTGGACGCCCTTGCCTTCACCTGGAAGGAAAAAGGTACCGGCTGCGAAAATCTACCTAAAGCTCATACTCTTATACGGCTTTTTAAAAATGTCGCGGCCATTGCCGCGCCCGGACTCTCTTTTCTATCGGAAGCCATTGTTCATCCCGATGATGTCGTCAAATATATCTCACCGGAAGAGTGTGAGCTCTCCTACAATCCCCTCCAGATGGCGACAACATGGGAAGCTCTTGCGACAAGAAATACCTCTTTGCTTCAAAAAACCTTTTCTCCCAGATTCCACATTCCCGAAACCTGTCGGTGGGTCAACTATATTCGTTGCCACGATGACATAGGATGGACTTTCTGTGATAACGATGCGGCCAGCCTGGGTATAGACGGATATGGCCATAGGAAATTTCTCAATGCTTTTTATACGGGGCGTTTCGAAGGTTCCTTTGCTTCGGGCGTCCCTTTCCAGGAGAATCTGGAGACTGGTGATGCCAGGATATCCGGAACCCTGGCTTCAATGGCCGGCTTGGAAAAAGCGCTTATGTCCGGAGATTCCGATGAGGTAAAGATGGCTCTGGACAGAATCAGGCTTCTCTCCGGTTTTCTGTTGTCTCTTCCGGGGATTCCTCTGATTTACAGTGGCGATGAGCTCGCTGTTTTGAATGATTATTCCTATCTGGATAATGAAGAGCACAGAAGCGATTCGCGATGGATTCACAGAATGCCTTTTCCCTGGGATGCACTCGAGCAGGATAAAAAGAGCCCCGCCATGCAAATCCTCGAGTATACAAAGAAAATGATACGCCTGAGAAAAGACTTGTCTCCTTTCCGGGGGACAATGGAACTGATAGATACGGGAAGCACAAATCTGATCGGGTTCCGTCTGACAGATGGCAGCAGTCATCTCATCATTATCGCCAATTTCACTGAACGTCCGACTCCGGTCCGACTCAATACGCTCAGGCTCTATGGCGGATCGTATTACTTCGAGGACCTGCTATCTAATGAATCTTTGGATTCGGACATCGATGTTAAGCCTTATGGACTGCTATGGCTTCAAGAGGTGTTTAAATAA
- the feoB gene encoding ferrous iron transport protein B, giving the protein MEQPLSQLNIGQSAVVTSVNAKGEVKRRLLDMGLCRGVGFTVIRIAPLGDPIVIKIKGFDLSLRKEEAASILVETEIKDNLKGLEREKLYSPVDTLHKNRQTDRKEINVALLGNPNSGKTSLFNCLAGAHQKVGNFSGVTVEKYEGFVKYKDYKINLIDLPGTYSLTAYSPEEVVARNYIIEEQPDVVIDVIDGTNLERNLYLTTQIMELEVDALYAINMIDEVEKQGIEIDIPQIQKLLGSHVVATSASKHIGMDLLLDHVIRVYEGDINVSKNKLIYSLRIEEQLEKLKNLLQSDSWLSSRYNLHWLAVKLLENDQLVYETVKQRSIWIRVERIINETIDIFEKSIHRDPDVVITEDRHAFIRGAIRETVQMPNKVKKNLTDYIDDIVLNRILGLPIFFGIMWLIFQFTFTVGQYPMDWLDSIFAFIAEGVGTLLPGGFLKSLIVDGIISGVGGVLVFVPNILLLFLSISLLEATGYMARAAFVVDKAMHRIGLHGKSFIPLITGFGCTVPAIMACRTLKNKADRIVTMMITTFMSCGARLPVYILLIGAFFPPSQAGNVLFGIYMLGVLIALLSAFVMKKVAFRDESEPFVMELPPYRKPNASSVLRQVGFKAGMYVKKAGTIILGASILIWLMTNYPVSRDIAEHYESVRTEIESDTTMGSAEKREMTVLAEREEAAAQMEYSLAGRFGKLTEPLIKPIGFDWKIGISLTAGLAAKEIIVSTMNTIYSVQDGEGTKSLASDFKTATGYTTATALSLMVFVLLYAPCMAAIAVFHKESGRWKYTLLMFAYTMSVAWFVSFLVYRLTLLFI; this is encoded by the coding sequence GTGGAACAGCCGCTATCGCAGTTAAATATTGGACAAAGTGCCGTCGTCACTTCAGTTAACGCCAAAGGTGAGGTGAAAAGGCGCCTGCTCGACATGGGGCTTTGCAGAGGTGTCGGTTTTACTGTAATCCGGATCGCGCCTCTCGGCGATCCCATAGTCATAAAAATCAAGGGTTTCGATCTTTCCCTTCGGAAAGAGGAAGCCGCCTCCATTCTCGTTGAAACTGAAATCAAAGACAATCTTAAGGGGCTGGAGAGAGAAAAGCTCTATTCGCCCGTTGATACTCTTCATAAAAACAGGCAGACGGATAGGAAAGAGATAAATGTAGCCCTGCTTGGTAATCCGAACAGCGGAAAAACCTCTCTTTTCAATTGCCTGGCTGGGGCTCATCAGAAGGTCGGGAATTTTTCCGGAGTCACTGTTGAAAAATATGAAGGTTTCGTTAAATACAAAGATTACAAAATCAATTTGATTGATCTGCCGGGGACTTATTCCCTGACGGCCTATTCTCCTGAAGAGGTTGTCGCCAGAAATTATATTATAGAAGAACAGCCCGATGTGGTCATCGATGTCATAGACGGGACGAATCTTGAGAGAAATCTCTACCTGACCACACAGATTATGGAGCTGGAGGTCGATGCTCTCTATGCCATAAATATGATTGATGAAGTGGAGAAGCAGGGGATAGAAATCGACATCCCGCAGATTCAGAAACTGCTCGGTTCCCATGTCGTCGCGACATCGGCATCAAAGCATATCGGTATGGATCTGTTGCTCGATCATGTCATTCGAGTTTATGAAGGGGATATAAACGTCTCTAAAAATAAACTCATATACAGCTTGCGGATCGAGGAACAGCTTGAGAAACTTAAGAATCTTCTTCAATCCGATTCCTGGCTGTCCAGCAGATACAATCTACACTGGCTCGCCGTGAAGCTTCTTGAGAATGATCAACTCGTTTACGAAACGGTTAAGCAGAGATCTATCTGGATCAGAGTCGAGAGAATCATTAACGAAACCATCGATATCTTTGAAAAATCCATCCACCGCGATCCCGATGTCGTTATTACAGAAGACAGGCATGCCTTCATCCGCGGGGCCATTCGGGAAACGGTTCAGATGCCTAATAAAGTCAAGAAGAACCTGACGGATTATATCGATGATATCGTTCTGAACAGGATACTCGGCCTCCCGATTTTCTTCGGAATAATGTGGCTTATTTTTCAGTTCACCTTTACGGTCGGCCAGTACCCAATGGACTGGCTCGATTCAATTTTCGCCTTTATAGCCGAAGGGGTCGGTACTTTGCTTCCCGGAGGATTTCTGAAATCCCTTATTGTCGACGGTATAATTTCCGGTGTTGGCGGAGTTCTGGTTTTCGTTCCCAACATACTGCTTCTGTTTCTTTCCATATCTCTTCTTGAAGCGACCGGGTATATGGCACGAGCCGCTTTCGTCGTCGACAAGGCAATGCATAGAATCGGCCTCCACGGAAAATCCTTCATACCGCTTATTACCGGTTTCGGCTGTACGGTCCCTGCCATTATGGCCTGCCGGACATTGAAAAATAAAGCTGACAGAATTGTCACCATGATGATAACGACCTTCATGAGCTGCGGAGCCCGGCTGCCCGTCTACATATTGCTCATAGGGGCTTTTTTCCCGCCTTCTCAGGCCGGGAATGTTTTGTTCGGCATTTATATGCTCGGAGTTCTGATTGCTCTTCTCTCGGCATTTGTCATGAAGAAGGTCGCCTTTCGGGATGAGTCGGAACCATTTGTAATGGAACTGCCTCCCTACAGAAAACCCAACGCTTCTTCCGTGCTCAGGCAGGTCGGATTCAAAGCGGGCATGTATGTCAAAAAAGCCGGCACGATAATACTCGGAGCCTCTATTCTCATCTGGCTTATGACAAATTATCCAGTCAGCCGGGATATCGCAGAGCATTATGAGTCGGTGAGGACCGAAATAGAATCCGATACCACTATGGGCTCCGCTGAGAAAAGGGAAATGACTGTTCTGGCGGAGAGAGAAGAAGCCGCAGCCCAAATGGAATATTCTTTGGCCGGACGGTTCGGAAAGCTGACAGAACCGCTTATCAAGCCGATTGGCTTCGACTGGAAAATCGGCATTTCCCTGACGGCCGGTCTGGCTGCTAAAGAAATCATAGTATCCACAATGAACACGATTTACTCTGTTCAGGACGGAGAGGGTACGAAGAGCCTGGCTTCGGATTTTAAAACCGCCACAGGATACACGACGGCAACAGCTTTGTCCCTTATGGTTTTTGTCCTTCTCTATGCGCCTTGTATGGCGGCCATCGCTGTTTTTCATAAAGAATCCGGCCGATGGAAGTATACGCTTCTCATGTTTGCCTACACCATGTCTGTGGCCTGGTTCGTGTCTTTTCTCGTATACAGATTAACACTTCTTTTCATTTAG